In Ostrea edulis chromosome 6, xbOstEdul1.1, whole genome shotgun sequence, a single window of DNA contains:
- the LOC125683118 gene encoding galactose-3-O-sulfotransferase 2-like, whose protein sequence is MPSLYMLYLKGRRHKTFWGVSIFVMVTILMYQQLHTNACERSQSVIRDWNIISVGDGEESQYNNFSLISDSFLASRRQFMKEEVRHVAFLKVHKTGSSTVTSIIQRFGWERRLNLILPNSSPNLISQNESITDTNILHINKEETFDMICNHVIYNRETFQKYLPEDTVYIGIVRDPFDQFVSSLYYYKYRWSVPYLARLPTTYSIKHLLENPNQYEPKVLQESFTKSRMSVDFGLPRELFYTTDRNTILPYLRKLRSEFKLVMIKEYFDESLVLLRRILNWNIRDILYIRKNTSKYVPMKSFRDRYLHKQHSFLDYCLYNFFVRIFWRQVRQQGEDFHAEVSYFRQMRHAVEDFCVDVEKNSAKRTKVFEAKENEFHSNIIVNSDYCELLALDEVEFSNRLKWRQFPHLRPFGNRKRINRKGWQ, encoded by the exons ATGCCATCCCTCTACATGCTTTATCTCAAGGGACGCAGGCACAAAAC ATTCTGGGGAGTATCGATATTTGTCATGGTAACCATTTTAATGTATCAACAGCTACATACGAATGCATGTGAAAGATCCCAGAGCGTGATCAGAGACTGGAATATTATATCTGTTGGTGACGGGGAGGAATCTCAATACAACAATTTCAGTCTGATTTCTGATTCATTTCTGGCATCTCGACGTCAATTTATGAAAGAAGAAGTTCGACATGTCGCGTTTCTTAAAGTCCACAAAACCGGAAGTTCAACGGTGACAAGCATTATTCAAAGGTTTGGATGGGAGAGACGGTTAAATCTTATTCTTCCGAATTCAAGTCCAAATCTCATCAGTCAAAATGAAAGCATCACCGATACAAATATACTTCATATAAACAAAGAAGAAACATTTGATATGATATGCAATCACGTAATCTATAATAGggaaacatttcaaaaatatttgccAGAAGACACGGTGTACATTGGAATAGTAAGGGATCCGTTTGATCAGTTTGTATCGTCCTTGTACTACTACAAGTACAGATGGAGCGTACCCTATCTAGCCCGTCTGCCAACAACGTACTCAATAAAACACTTGTTAGAAAATCCGAATCAGTACGAACCAAAGGTTTTACAAGAATCGTTTACGAAAAGCAGAATGTCAGTTGACTTTGGATTACCTCGGGAGTTATTCTATACGACCGATAGAAACACAATTCTTCCATATCTTCGAAAACTACGATCAGAATTTAAACTTGTTATGATCAAAGAGTACTTCGATGAATCTTTGGTTCTTCTTCGAAGAATCTTGAATTGGAATATAAGAGACATTCTTTACATAAGAAAAAATACTTCAAAGTATGTACCGATGAAGAGTTTTCGGGACAGATATTTACATAAACAACACTCCTTTCTGGATTATTGTTTATACAATTTCTTTGTCAGAATATTCTGGAGGCAAGTTAGACAACAAGGCGAAGACTTCCATGCCGAAGTGTCGTATTTCCGACAAATGAGGCATGCAGTGGAGGACTTCTGTGTTGACGTAGAGAAAAATTCAGCGAAACGGACAAAGGTGTTTGAAGCAAAGGAAAATGAATTCCACTCGAACATCATCGTTAATAGTGATTACTGTGAGCTTCTTGCATTGGATGAAGTTGAGTTTTCAAATAGATTAAAATGGCGACAGTTTCCACACCTTCGACCTTTTGGAAATCGCAAAAGAATTAATAGAAAAGGATGGCAATAA